The following are encoded in a window of Lichenicola cladoniae genomic DNA:
- a CDS encoding ABC transporter permease, whose product MSGSASRLFLRHNALPLLAGAIFAAMFGLYLALQPHGIHTDVLITASNKGVLLALVAAAQTLPVLTGGIDLSVGAIVVLSNCVASVLVSGSGLQIGFGVLAVLGSGLVAGLFNALAVVVGRLQPIIATLATSTMFYGVSLLVRPNPGGNVDDDFASAMTGAVFGVPVSMLVLATVLVLLWMPFRRSLTGRGVYAVGSAEASAYMSGVKVVRSKLAAYVGSGLLASLAGLLLTLIAESAQASAIQAGDLTLNSIAAVVIGGTSLFGGVGGIVGSILGAFILRTIGDLLFVLSASPLWQPLFQGLILLVAVSFGALPMLRTRNRLETYR is encoded by the coding sequence GTGAGTGGCTCGGCGTCCCGGCTGTTCCTGCGTCACAACGCGCTGCCGTTGCTGGCGGGCGCGATCTTCGCCGCCATGTTCGGGCTCTATCTCGCGTTGCAGCCGCACGGCATCCACACCGACGTGCTGATTACCGCGTCCAATAAGGGCGTCCTACTGGCCCTGGTCGCGGCGGCGCAGACCCTGCCCGTGCTCACCGGCGGGATCGATCTTTCGGTCGGCGCGATCGTGGTGCTGTCCAACTGCGTCGCCTCGGTCCTGGTCAGTGGCAGCGGCTTGCAGATCGGGTTCGGCGTGCTGGCGGTACTGGGCAGCGGCCTGGTCGCCGGGCTGTTTAATGCGCTGGCGGTCGTGGTCGGCCGGTTGCAGCCGATCATCGCGACGCTGGCGACCAGCACGATGTTCTATGGCGTGTCGTTGCTGGTGCGGCCGAACCCGGGAGGCAACGTGGACGACGATTTCGCCAGCGCGATGACCGGAGCCGTGTTCGGCGTGCCGGTCAGCATGCTGGTTCTGGCCACGGTGCTGGTCCTGCTATGGATGCCGTTCCGCCGGTCGCTGACCGGACGCGGCGTCTATGCGGTCGGGTCGGCCGAGGCATCCGCGTACATGTCAGGTGTGAAGGTCGTGCGCTCCAAGCTCGCGGCCTATGTAGGCTCGGGTCTGCTGGCGAGCCTGGCGGGACTGCTGTTGACGCTGATCGCGGAGTCCGCGCAGGCAAGTGCCATCCAGGCCGGCGACCTCACCCTGAACAGCATCGCCGCCGTGGTGATCGGCGGCACCTCGCTGTTCGGTGGCGTCGGCGGCATCGTCGGCTCCATTCTCGGCGCGTTCATCCTGCGCACCATCGGCGACCTGCTGTTCGTGCTGAGCGCCTCGCCGCTGTGGCAGCCGCTGTTCCAGGGCCTGATCCTGCTGGTGGCGGTCAGTTTCGGCGCGCTGCCGATGCTGCGTACCCGCAACCGGTTGGAAACCTACCGATGA
- a CDS encoding ABC transporter permease, which produces MSEVPAGPAVVMAQSRSLMLKDRLRRLDLPLVVASACIVAILLGGSLYNSSFLSPHYLIQQLQVASFLGIVAAGAMLVILLGHIDLSVPWTLTAGAMLGTGLAGSTLGGVEAIPIALAVGAGIGLVNGLGVAFLRVPSMIFTLGVNAVLQGLMVLYTGGSAPASSAAPIVRWLSGGQLVPGLPNAILVWAAAGVFTTVLLRATPFGRSVYAIGNRERAAYLSGMPVKRIVCLSFMLAGSASALAGVLLTGYAGKAFQGMGDTYLLPAIAAVVLGGTSIAGGRGTYTGTIIGTILIVLLQSMLAVMQMPDAGRQIIYGAVIFVMLLLYGRSRAGQA; this is translated from the coding sequence ATGAGCGAGGTGCCGGCGGGTCCGGCCGTCGTCATGGCGCAGTCCCGAAGCCTCATGCTCAAGGACAGGCTGCGCCGGCTCGACCTGCCGCTGGTTGTCGCCAGCGCCTGCATCGTCGCGATCCTGCTGGGCGGCTCGCTGTATAATTCCAGCTTCCTGTCACCGCATTACCTGATCCAGCAGCTGCAGGTTGCGTCGTTCCTCGGCATCGTCGCCGCCGGCGCCATGCTGGTGATCCTGCTGGGCCATATCGACCTGTCGGTTCCCTGGACCCTCACCGCCGGCGCGATGCTCGGGACCGGTCTTGCCGGCAGCACGCTCGGTGGCGTCGAGGCGATCCCGATCGCACTCGCGGTCGGGGCGGGGATCGGCCTGGTCAACGGGCTCGGCGTGGCGTTCCTGCGTGTCCCGTCGATGATCTTCACGCTCGGCGTCAATGCGGTGCTGCAGGGATTGATGGTGCTCTACACCGGCGGGTCCGCACCGGCCTCGTCGGCGGCGCCGATCGTGCGCTGGCTGTCCGGCGGCCAACTCGTGCCGGGCCTGCCGAACGCGATCCTGGTCTGGGCTGCAGCCGGGGTGTTCACCACGGTGTTGCTGCGCGCGACGCCGTTCGGCCGCTCGGTCTATGCGATCGGCAATCGCGAGCGTGCAGCCTACCTCTCGGGCATGCCGGTGAAGCGCATCGTCTGCCTGAGCTTCATGCTCGCCGGCAGCGCCAGCGCGCTCGCCGGCGTGCTGCTCACCGGATACGCCGGCAAGGCGTTCCAGGGCATGGGCGATACCTACCTGCTGCCGGCGATCGCGGCGGTGGTGCTGGGTGGCACCAGCATCGCCGGCGGCCGCGGCACCTACACCGGCACCATCATCGGCACCATCCTGATCGTGCTGCTGCAAAGCATGCTGGCAGTGATGCAGATGCCGGATGCCGGGCGCCAGATCATCTACGGCGCGGTCATCTTCGTGATGCTGCTGCTGTATGGACGCAGCCGCGCAGGCCAGGCGTGA
- a CDS encoding oxidoreductase has translation MASETSPVWFITGCSTGFGHDLAKLVLARGWRAVVTARDAERVKELVEGVDERGLALSLDVTEQGQIDAGVKAALDKFGRIDVLVNNAGYGYQASAEEGVDAEIRAQFDANVFGLFAMTRAVLPTMRKQRSGNIINITSVAGLVGFPGSGYYAASKHAVEGWSDALATETAPLGIKVTCVEPGPFRTDWAGRSLKQTPSTIADYADTAGKRLKSTSDISGKQAGDPVRAGEAMIHITEIDNPPRHFVLGRWGHDAVLKQMKERVAEIEAWRDAGLAADFPGS, from the coding sequence ATGGCATCCGAGACATCACCCGTCTGGTTCATCACCGGTTGTTCGACCGGGTTCGGTCATGACCTGGCGAAGCTCGTGCTCGCACGCGGCTGGCGTGCCGTCGTGACCGCGCGTGATGCGGAGCGCGTGAAGGAACTGGTCGAAGGCGTGGACGAGCGTGGCCTGGCGCTGTCGCTCGACGTGACGGAGCAGGGCCAGATCGATGCCGGCGTGAAAGCCGCGCTGGACAAGTTTGGCCGCATCGACGTGCTGGTGAACAATGCCGGCTACGGATACCAGGCCTCGGCCGAGGAGGGTGTGGACGCCGAGATCCGCGCCCAGTTCGACGCCAACGTGTTCGGCCTGTTCGCCATGACCCGGGCGGTGCTGCCGACGATGCGCAAGCAGCGCTCGGGCAACATCATCAACATCACTTCGGTCGCCGGCCTGGTCGGGTTTCCGGGATCCGGATATTACGCGGCGAGCAAGCATGCTGTGGAAGGCTGGTCGGATGCGCTGGCGACCGAGACGGCGCCGCTCGGGATCAAGGTGACCTGTGTCGAGCCGGGACCGTTCCGCACCGACTGGGCGGGACGCTCGCTGAAGCAGACCCCGAGCACGATCGCCGACTACGCAGACACCGCCGGCAAGCGTTTGAAGAGTACGTCCGACATCAGCGGCAAGCAGGCCGGCGACCCGGTCCGCGCCGGCGAGGCGATGATCCACATTACCGAGATCGACAATCCGCCGCGTCATTTCGTGCTGGGCCGGTGGGGCCACGATGCGGTGCTGAAGCAGATGAAGGAACGCGTGGCCGAAATCGAAGCCTGGCGCGATGCCGGCCTGGCGGCTGATTTCCCTGGTTCGTAG